The region TTAAAACTCGTATTATGTTTATTTTAAAAAATATATCAATCCTAATTGTTCTGTTTACAGGTGTTTTTTCATTATCAAAAATTGAAAATACACCTCCAAAATCGAGTTTGAATTTAGAAAAAATTAATGTAGTTGAAATGCTCTCTGAACAAGAATTTCAATGCAGACCTTCATCCAAAATTATGTTTTATGTAGAAACAGCTTTGGTTAAAAAGTATCGAGGCGCTGCCACAATTAAGGCAAGTGTATATGTTTTAGATCGTGCTTCTGGTCAATCTAATTTGTTGGTTAGCGAAAATATTTTGGTGCCTTCACACAAAGACGCTTTTTTAACTTACGATACGGTAGGCAATGGTTCTGATAAAAAAGTGTTGTCAAATGGAGATAAAATAATAGGTAGCAATGCACAAACATCTTATTCTTTTAGCGAATTGATAAAGTATAAAGCTATTTATACAAGTTACTTAATAGCGACCAATAAATTATTAGACATTCAAAGAACAATTTAATCGAATGCATAAATAGACCTAAAGCTTTGCAGAAACGTGAAGCTTTTTTCATGTTTGCCTTTTTTTGATAGGAAAGTATGTTTCGCAAAGCGTCATGTTTAAGGCTTTTTACACCGAAAGTTATTTCATATTCGGAATAGTTTATCGAGTTTCTAACTTCGCCTATTTGAGAGCTTCGAATTTTTTGTAACCTTCACTTCATAATCTTTTAATCGTTTCTTGTATTTATTTTTGTATCGACATTTCTTATGTTTAATTTGGTTGTTGATTTCTAACGTATTCTTTCTAATTCAATTATAATTCTGCATCTTTGTTATAATGATAGGAATCGTATATAAATCTACAGGAAGCTGGTATTTTGTAAAGTCTGCTGATGGAGAATTTCATCAATGTAGAATGAAAGGAAAACTTAGGTTAAAAGGAATTAAAAGCACCAATCCAATTGCCGTTGGTGATAAGGTTGTATTCGACTTAGAAAAAAAGGGAGATGAGGAAACCGGAGTTATCAAAAAAATTTTAGATCGAGATAATTTTATTGTCAGAAAATCGGTAAATCTTTCTAAACAAACGCATATCATCGCTGCCAATATAGACCAGGTTTTTTTACTAATCACCATCAACAATCCGCCAACATTTACCGCATTTATAGATCGGTTTTTGGTTTCTACTAGAGCTTACAGAATTGATACTATTTTAGTTTTTAATAAAATTGATTCCTATGAAATTGAAGAAAGAGCCGAAATTTTATATCTCAAAGATATTTACGAAGCCATTGGATACAGATGTATCGAAGTTTCTGCGACCGAAAATAAAAATATAGATAAAGTCAAAGAGTTAATGTTGGGTAAAACGTCCATGTTTGTTGGTCATTCTGGGGTAGGTAAAACTACTTTGGTCAATACCATTGAGCCTAGTTTAAATTTAAAAACAAAAGAAATTTCAGAGCAACACAAACAAGGGCAACATACAACAACCTTTGCAGAAATGTTCGATTTAAGTTTTGATGCTAGAATTATAGATACACCCGGCATTAAAGGGTTTGGAGTTGTGGATATCGATAAATATGAATTGGGAGATTATTTTCCAGAATTTTTTGCGTTGAAACAAGATTGTAAATTCAATAATTGTATCCATACAAAAGAGCCCAATTGTGCTGTAAAAGAAGCGTTAGAAGAAGATAAAATATCTTGGTCTCGTTACAAAAGTTATTTGCAAATTTTAAGTGGCGATGAAGAAAAAGAACATTTTAGAACCGATGTTTGGAACGAAGAAGATAATGAGTAAAGAATGAAAACCGTACTTCAAAGAGTCGCTAAGGCGAGCGTAACAATCAATCAAAATAAAATTGCCGATATTACAAATGGGATGCTTGTTTTAGTAGGAATTGTAAATGACGATGGGCAAGAAGATATTGATTTTTTAGTGCGAAAAATTGTAAATCTTCGAATTTTTAATGATGACAAAGAAGTAATGAATAGGTCATTAAAAGATACAGATGGAGAAGTAATTGTGGTCAGTCAGTTTACATTACATGCCTCCACAAAAAAAGGAAATAGGCCAAGTTATATAAAAGCAGCAAAACCAGAAATTGCCATTCCGTTGTATGAAAACTTTATTGAAACATTAGAAAAAGAATTGGGTAAAAAAGTGAAAACAGGCCAATTTGGCGCAGATATGAAAGTTGATTTAGTCAATGACGGTCCTGTTACAATTCTTATCGATTCAAAAAATAAAGAATAATTTTTGATGCTGTATTTTGACGTGCATACACATAGATTTTCTGCGGATAAGAAAGTTTTTTCTATCGTAAACAGGTACCCAAATTCAACAGATTTTTCGAAACCTTTTTCAATCGGAATCCATCCCTATTATCTTCATAAAGAAAATATTGAAATCGAACTTTTACAAGTAGCAGAAAAACTACAACATAAAAATTGTTTTGCCTTAGGAGAATGTGGCTTGGATAAAGGCATCAAGGTTGATTTTGAACTTCAGAAGTTTGTGTTTAAAAAACAGATTCAACTCTCAGAAAAATATCAGAAACCACTCATTATTCATTGTGTAAAAGCTTTCCAAGAAATCATTGTTTTTAAGAACGAATTAAAACCAAAACAAACTTGGATTTTACATGGATTCAGTAAGAATTTACAAGTTGCGCAAAGTTTACTTAAAAATGGAATTATTTTATCAATTGGCGCAGCAAGTATCAAAAATAAAAAATTACAAGAAGTTTTGTTGCAAATACCGATCGATGCTATGTTCATAGAAACCGATGATGCTGGTTTTGAAGTTCTAGAAATTTATCAGAAAATAGCATTCTTAAAAAAAATGAAACTTGAAGAGCTTCAACAAAAAATAGAACATAATTTTAAACGTATTTTTAAAAGATGAGATGGTTAGAGCGCACAGAATTATTGGTGCAAAAAGAAGGACTAGATGCTTTAAAAAAAGCGAATATTCTAATAGTTGGTTTAGGTGGCGTTGGCTCTTATGCAGCGGAATTTATAGCAAGAGCAGGCGTACAAAAAATGACGATTGTAGATGGCGATTTTTTTGACGAAACGAATAAAAATAGGCAGTTACCAGCGTTAGATTCTACCATTGGTAAATCGAAGGCAAAGGTGTTGGCAGCAAGATTAAAAGACATCAACAAAGATATTTCGCTGACAGTTTTAGAAGAATTTTTATCACCAGAAAGAGCCTACGAAATTGTTTCTAAAGAGTTCGATTATGTGTTAGATTGTATCGATAGCATTACACCAAAAGTAAATTTAATAGTGGCAGCAAGAAGAAAGAAAGTAAAGATAATTTCTTCGATGGGAGCAGGAGGAAAGTTAGATGCAACGAAAATTAAAGTAAAAGATATTAGCAAAACAAAAAATTGTAGCATGGCTAGAGTGTTGCGTAAAAGGTTGAAAGAAAGAAAAGTAGATAAGGGCGTAAAAGCTGTATATTCTGATGAAATGCAAATTTCAAAAAGTGTAAAAATTACAGATGGTACTAATTTCAAAAAGTCTTATTACGGCACTATTAGTTATATACCAGCCGCTTTTGGCCTGCAAGCAGCAGCTCATGTTATTAATGTTTTGTTAAAAAAGCACTAGATAGTTTCCAGGGGAAATAAATTGATTGTATATTTGTACCAGAATTAAAACTAACAAATTCAATTAAAACTAAAATCAAGTCAAAATGAAAAAAATAATTTTAGCCCTAGTGGTTGTGGCATCAGTGTTAACTGCATGTAAAGGAGAGAAAAAAGAAAAAGTTGAAACTGAAAAAGCAAAAGTAGTAGATATAAACGTTGCAGATTTAGATAACGTAAATATCACAGAGTCTGTGTTAAATTGGAAAGGAACCAAGCCTGGAGGTGCTCATAACGGAACGGTATCTATTCAAAAAGGTGGATTATTATTAAACAATGGTACTTTGGTAGGAGGACAGTTTACGTTTGATATGAATTCCATTAAAAATTTAGACATGGCTGGTGAAGAGGGCGCAGCGAAAATAGAAGGTCACTTAAAAGCTGCAGACTTTTTTGATGTAGCAACGTATCCAACTTCTAAATTTGTGATTACAAAGGTTGCAAAAGAAAACGGAAAATTATTAGTTACAGGTAATTTACAGATTAAAGATGTAACTAAGAGCATTACAATTCCTGCAATGATTTCTACAGAAGGCGGGATTACTACATTTAAAAGCGAAACCTTTAATATCAACAGAGCAGATTTTAATGTAAAATATGGTTCTAAATCATTTTTCGATAATTTAAAGGATAAATTTATTGATGATTTAATCGAAATGTCTTTTGAAGTAAAAACAAAAGCGTAATTTGTACCCACAAAAATTTATGCAATCATATTAACTTTAACAAACGAAAAAATGAAAACTCAAAAAGCTGGTAGACCTTGTGGATGCGGAAATACACAAGACCCAAACGGGAACTGTGACGGATCACACGCAAACAAATAATAAATTTTAATTTATTTTTAAACCCAAAACTTTTAGTTTTGGGTTTTCTTTTTTACATTGGTCTTTCATAAAAAGCTATGTTTAAAAAAAAGTTCCCCAAAATATTATTTATATTATTTCTCTATGCTTTTATTGGCTACTCTCAACGTGCAGATTTAAATGTATTCTCAATTCCTGCTGAATTAAAAGAAAATGCAAATGCTGTTGTTAGATACAATTCGATAGAAATTTTTATAGAAGATTTCGATGAAATGTTGGTTTCTGAAAAAATGATAGTCACTGTTTTTAATAAATTGGGCAATTCAGATGCAGCAATTGAAGAGCGTTATGATAATCATACAAAAATTACAAATCTCTCTGCGCTTATTTATGATGCTTTTGGAAACGAAATTAAAAAATTTAAAGAAAGAGATTTTTTAGATGTAAGTGCTGTAGATGGTGGAACCTTGTATTCGGATTCTAGAGTAAAATATGTGAATTATACACCAGTTTCATATCCTTACACATTGGTTTTTGAAAGCGAATATAAAACATCTACAACAGGTTTTATTCCAACTTGGTTTCCTGTAAATGGTTATTATGTTTCTGTTGAAAAAAGTAGTTATAAAATAAATAATCCAAAAAAAAATGCTTGGCGAAAAAAAGAAACTCATTTTGATAGTTTTAAAATTGAGAAAACTGAAACGGAAACATCCTTAGAGTACGTTTTAAAAAATCAGCAAGCTTTAGAATATGAAAATAGCTCAATATCATCTAGAGATATTTTACCAATACTTAAAGTAGCTTTGAATAAATTTAGTTTAGATGGTGTTCATGGCGAGTTCACAAACTGGCTAGAGTTTGGTAAATGGATGCATGAAGCACTCATAAAAAATCAAGATATTATAGACGAAAAAACGAAAATTAAAATATTAGAATTAGTAGAAGGAGTCACAGACCCGATTGAAAAAGCCAAAATTGTGTATGCTTATATGCAAAATAAAACACGTTATATTAGTGTTCAAGTTGGTATTGGTGGTTGGCAACCTATTGCGGCTAATATAGTAGATGAAGTTGGTTATGGAGATTGTAAAGGATTAACAAATTACACAAAAGCTTTGTTAGATGTTGTAGGTGTTTCCTCTTATTTTACGTTGGTTTATGCTGATGAAAAAAGAAATATAGATAAAGATTTTTCATCTTTTCAGGGAAATCATGCAATTTTAAACATCCCAAATAAAGAAAAAGATATTTGGTTAGAATGCACAAGCCAAACAATGCCATTTGGTTTTTTAGGCGATTTTACGGATGATAGAGATGTTTTAGTAGTAAAACCTGAAGGTGGTTTTATTAAAAGAACAGCTATTTATAAAGATGAAATTAACCTTCAAACAACACTTGCTAAAATTGAACTAACTCCAAAAGGTAATGTGATTGCTTCTCTAAATAGGGTTTCTAAAGGTTTGCAATATGATGATAAATCATACCTGGATACTTTTACAGAAGAGGAGTTGATAAAAAATTATAAATCTAGAACTTGGAGTTATAATAATAATTTAGAAATAAACTCTCATCATTTAACAAATGATAAAGAAAATATTGTTTTCACAGAAAATTTAGAAGTTTCCATTGCAAATTATGCCGCTGTAAATGATACTGAATATTTATTTAGAGTAAATATTTTTAATGCAGAAAATGAGGTGCCAAAAAGATATAGAGATAGAAATTTACCCTTAAAAATTAGCAGTGGCTATAAAGATGTAGATGAATATATTATTAAATTTCCTGAAAATTATACATTAAATTATACTCCAGAAAATAAAGAATTAGCTACCAAATTCGGAACGTATAAAATCAGCTTTAAAATTAAAGATGAACGCACACTTTCATACAAAAAAGAGATTGTAATTAAAGAAGGGGTGTATCCAAAAGAAGATTATACAAAGTATAGAAGTTTTAGAAGAAGTATCGCAAAAGCAGAAAATTTAAGAGTAGCACTCACAAAAAAATAATTTATAAAAAATGAAAAATATTGTTCTATTTATTGCACTATTTTGTCAAATATCAATAGTTGCACAAAACTATAAGTTTGGTAAAGTTTCTAAAGAAGAAGTAGAGGAGAAATTTTACCCTTTAGATTCTACTGCAGATGCAGCATATTTATACAAACAGAGAAGAACGTATTATAACTATAATAATAATTCTGGTTTCGAAATTGTTACAGAAGTTCATATAAGAATAAAATTATACACTACAGAAGGTTTTAATTATGCAACATTTAAACTGCCTTATGTAAATCCAGAAGATGGAGAATCTGAAAATATTAGTTCGATAAAAGCTTATACGTATAACCTCAACGAAAAAGGAAAGGTAGATGATGATAAACTTTCTAATAAAGATATTTTTGATGAAAAAGTAAACAAGTTTAGGCACGTAAAAACAATTACAATGCCTAACTTAAAAGAAGGCTCTGTTATTGAGTTAGAATATACAATGACTTCTCCATATACAGATTATGTAGACGATTTACAGTTTCAATATGGCATTCCTGTTAAAAAATTATTAGTTACTATAGAAACTCCTGAGTGGTTGGTTTTTGCTAAAAAGAATAAAGGGTATTATTTAATCACACCACAAGAATCTTCCAGAAATGGAAGCATAACTTTTAGAAATAAAGTAAGAACAACAACTAGACAGGTTGGAAGTGGACGTGGAGGGACAACAATGAGCACCTCTTATGAAAATACAAACCAAGACCTTGCTTATAATATCTCTAAATTTGAAGGAGAAAATATACCACCTTTAAAAAATAACGAACCTTTTGTTAGTAACGCAAATAATTATAGAGGAGCTGTTACATATGAATTAGTTGGCACAAGATTTCCAAATTCACTACCTAAAAATTTTTCCAAATCTTGGGATGATGTTAGCAAGCAAATTTATAAATCTAGCAGTTTTGGTGAAGAGTTAGAAAAATCAAACTATTTTAAAGAAGATATAAAACCGCTCTTAGCTAATGCAAAATCAGATGCAGAAAAATTAGCTAATATTTTCCAGTTTGTAAAAGCAAATGTAAAATGGAATGGTTACTACAGCAAATATACAGATGAAGGTGTAAGAAAAGCGTATAAAGATAAAACAGGGAATGCCGCTGAAATTAATTTAATATTAACCTCTATGTTACGTGAAGCCGGCTTAAATTCCAATCCTGTTTTAGTAAGCTCTAAAGGAAATGGAATTCCAATGTTTCCAACAATAAAAGGGTTTGATTATGTTATTTCTATAGTGCAATTTCCAGATAATTCGTATGTTTTATTAGATGCTACAGAGCCATACAGCATGCCTAATATTTTACCTGAAAGAGCCATAAATTGGAATGGAAGAATTGTTACAAAAACAGGTGAATCTGCTTGGGTAAAGTTGTCACCATCTAAATATGCATCAACAGAAAATATGGCATTGGTTAAAATTTCTGATGATTTGATGGTCAA is a window of Polaribacter litorisediminis DNA encoding:
- a CDS encoding TatD family hydrolase; this encodes MLYFDVHTHRFSADKKVFSIVNRYPNSTDFSKPFSIGIHPYYLHKENIEIELLQVAEKLQHKNCFALGECGLDKGIKVDFELQKFVFKKQIQLSEKYQKPLIIHCVKAFQEIIVFKNELKPKQTWILHGFSKNLQVAQSLLKNGIILSIGAASIKNKKLQEVLLQIPIDAMFIETDDAGFEVLEIYQKIAFLKKMKLEELQQKIEHNFKRIFKR
- a CDS encoding DUF3857 domain-containing protein — protein: MKNIVLFIALFCQISIVAQNYKFGKVSKEEVEEKFYPLDSTADAAYLYKQRRTYYNYNNNSGFEIVTEVHIRIKLYTTEGFNYATFKLPYVNPEDGESENISSIKAYTYNLNEKGKVDDDKLSNKDIFDEKVNKFRHVKTITMPNLKEGSVIELEYTMTSPYTDYVDDLQFQYGIPVKKLLVTIETPEWLVFAKKNKGYYLITPQESSRNGSITFRNKVRTTTRQVGSGRGGTTMSTSYENTNQDLAYNISKFEGENIPPLKNNEPFVSNANNYRGAVTYELVGTRFPNSLPKNFSKSWDDVSKQIYKSSSFGEELEKSNYFKEDIKPLLANAKSDAEKLANIFQFVKANVKWNGYYSKYTDEGVRKAYKDKTGNAAEINLILTSMLREAGLNSNPVLVSSKGNGIPMFPTIKGFDYVISIVQFPDNSYVLLDATEPYSMPNILPERAINWNGRIVTKTGESAWVKLSPSKYASTENMALVKISDDLMVNGVIRSKYENSSALNFRKNKNHIKDEELKEKYEENNNLEVEDFKIVNQEDLNKAVIRNVKFVSEDLLERIGNKIYIEPSLFLTKRINPFKLDERKFPVDFVTAWKNENKITIQIPKGYAVESLPESLAIALPDNLGVFKYQVMQSGNKIKTISSLEFNASIIPPQYYSFLKDFYGKIVDKESEKIVLIKS
- a CDS encoding tRNA threonylcarbamoyladenosine dehydratase; its protein translation is MRWLERTELLVQKEGLDALKKANILIVGLGGVGSYAAEFIARAGVQKMTIVDGDFFDETNKNRQLPALDSTIGKSKAKVLAARLKDINKDISLTVLEEFLSPERAYEIVSKEFDYVLDCIDSITPKVNLIVAARRKKVKIISSMGAGGKLDATKIKVKDISKTKNCSMARVLRKRLKERKVDKGVKAVYSDEMQISKSVKITDGTNFKKSYYGTISYIPAAFGLQAAAHVINVLLKKH
- the rsgA gene encoding ribosome small subunit-dependent GTPase A, with amino-acid sequence MIGIVYKSTGSWYFVKSADGEFHQCRMKGKLRLKGIKSTNPIAVGDKVVFDLEKKGDEETGVIKKILDRDNFIVRKSVNLSKQTHIIAANIDQVFLLITINNPPTFTAFIDRFLVSTRAYRIDTILVFNKIDSYEIEERAEILYLKDIYEAIGYRCIEVSATENKNIDKVKELMLGKTSMFVGHSGVGKTTLVNTIEPSLNLKTKEISEQHKQGQHTTTFAEMFDLSFDARIIDTPGIKGFGVVDIDKYELGDYFPEFFALKQDCKFNNCIHTKEPNCAVKEALEEDKISWSRYKSYLQILSGDEEKEHFRTDVWNEEDNE
- a CDS encoding DUF3857 domain-containing protein, which encodes MFKKKFPKILFILFLYAFIGYSQRADLNVFSIPAELKENANAVVRYNSIEIFIEDFDEMLVSEKMIVTVFNKLGNSDAAIEERYDNHTKITNLSALIYDAFGNEIKKFKERDFLDVSAVDGGTLYSDSRVKYVNYTPVSYPYTLVFESEYKTSTTGFIPTWFPVNGYYVSVEKSSYKINNPKKNAWRKKETHFDSFKIEKTETETSLEYVLKNQQALEYENSSISSRDILPILKVALNKFSLDGVHGEFTNWLEFGKWMHEALIKNQDIIDEKTKIKILELVEGVTDPIEKAKIVYAYMQNKTRYISVQVGIGGWQPIAANIVDEVGYGDCKGLTNYTKALLDVVGVSSYFTLVYADEKRNIDKDFSSFQGNHAILNIPNKEKDIWLECTSQTMPFGFLGDFTDDRDVLVVKPEGGFIKRTAIYKDEINLQTTLAKIELTPKGNVIASLNRVSKGLQYDDKSYLDTFTEEELIKNYKSRTWSYNNNLEINSHHLTNDKENIVFTENLEVSIANYAAVNDTEYLFRVNIFNAENEVPKRYRDRNLPLKISSGYKDVDEYIIKFPENYTLNYTPENKELATKFGTYKISFKIKDERTLSYKKEIVIKEGVYPKEDYTKYRSFRRSIAKAENLRVALTKK
- a CDS encoding YceI family protein, with the translated sequence MKKIILALVVVASVLTACKGEKKEKVETEKAKVVDINVADLDNVNITESVLNWKGTKPGGAHNGTVSIQKGGLLLNNGTLVGGQFTFDMNSIKNLDMAGEEGAAKIEGHLKAADFFDVATYPTSKFVITKVAKENGKLLVTGNLQIKDVTKSITIPAMISTEGGITTFKSETFNINRADFNVKYGSKSFFDNLKDKFIDDLIEMSFEVKTKA
- the dtd gene encoding D-aminoacyl-tRNA deacylase — protein: MKTVLQRVAKASVTINQNKIADITNGMLVLVGIVNDDGQEDIDFLVRKIVNLRIFNDDKEVMNRSLKDTDGEVIVVSQFTLHASTKKGNRPSYIKAAKPEIAIPLYENFIETLEKELGKKVKTGQFGADMKVDLVNDGPVTILIDSKNKE